CACACCGGATCGCCATCGCGGATCGAGCCGTCGGCCTGCCCCTGGCGGATGCCTTCCTCGACCAGCGCGAGGTGCGCGACGGTGCTGCTGCCGCGGCGCTCCATCAGGTACGGCGTGAGGAACTCGGGGTCGAGCTCGACGATCTTCCGCATCAACGGGTGCACCCGGGTCTTCGCGACCACCTCGACGACACCCTCGACCAGGCGCGCCCGGCCGTCCACGGCATCGGGCTGGAAGGCGGACACGAGCGCGATCGTCCACTCCCGGGTCATCAACGCCGCGACCACGGCCTGCACGTTCGGCCAGCGTCGATACAGAGTCGCGCGGGAGACTTCGGCGTGCCGGGCGATGTCGGCCATCGTCATCCGGCGCATCCCGATCGCCAGCAGCAGCTCGTACGCCGCGTCCAGGATCCGCTCCTCGCCGATCGCGTTCGCCGGCGTGGGACGGGTGCTGGTTTCCTGATCCGAGTCGCTGCTACGCTGAGACATCACACGTCAGAGTGTATCAGCGACTTTGCCATCCCGGAACTGTCGATGGGAGGTGGAAGCCAGGGGGTTCCACCTCCCATCGACGCTACCTCGCCGGACCACCCAAGGGGAGCCAGTGACCAACGAATCCGACCTCCCGGTGGTGCAACTCACGCCCGGCCGCTGGGGCGACCCGGCCCACCCGGTCGACCTCCCGTCCGCCGCGGTCGACGCGCTGAAGCACCTCGGGGTACGGCGAACCGGTGTCGAGCCCGTCGAACCGGCCGACCGACCAGGGCTCACCGACGACCAACTGTCGTTCTTGAATCAGGTCGTCGGAGCTGAGCACGTGGCCTCGGACCTGGACTCGCGCTGGGCGCACACCCGCGGCTACTCGACGACGGACCTGCTGAGGGACCGCGCAGGCGACACTTCGGACATGCCGGATGCGGTGGTCTACCCCGCCTCACACGACGAAGTGCAGGAGCTGCTGACCGGTTGCGCCGATCAGGACCTCGCCGTCGTCCCGTATTCCGGCGGTACGTCGGTAGTCGGCGGCCTCGCCCCATCGCGCCGGTTCGTCACCGTGGATCTGCGGCGCCTCGATCAACTGGTCGACCTCGACGAGGTCTCGCGAACGGCCACGCTGCAGGCCGGCGTCCGCGGCCCAGCCGCCGAGGCGTTGCTCGCCGAGCGCGGCTACACGCTGGGGCACTTCCCGCAGTCCTACGAGGGTGCGTCGATCGGCGGCTACGCGGCGGCGCGGTCGAGCGGCCAGTCGTCGGCCGGGTACGGCCGCTTCGACCAGATGGTCGTCGCCCTGACCCTCGCCACTCCGCGCGGCACGATCGAGCTCGGACGCGCGCCGATGTCCGCGGCCGGCCCGGACCTGCGCCAGTTCGTGCTCGGGTCCGAGGGCGCGTTCGGCATCATCACGTCGGTCGTCGTACGGATCCGTCCACGACCGACCGAGCGGCATTTCGAAGGCTGGCGGTTCGAGAGCTTCGACACCGGGCTGGCGGCCGTACGACGGCTCGCGCAGGACGGCCCGTTACCGACGGTGCTTCGGCTGTCGGACGAGGTCGAGACCGCGGTGAACCTGGCCGACCCGGACGTGCTCGGCGGCGGATCCGGCGGTGTCCTCGCGATCATCGGCTTCGACGGCCCGTACAACCAGGCGACCGCGGAAGTGCTGACGGCCGCCGGCGGGAAGAACCTCGGCGCGGATCCGGGCGAGACGTGGCGGGTCGGTCGCTACCGGGCGCCGTACCTCCGTGATCCCCTGCTCGACGAAGGCGCGCTCGTCGAGACCCTCGAGACGGCGGCGTTCTGGTCGCGCATCCCGGCCCTGAAGGCGGCCGTCACCGAAGCGCTCGTCGGCGCCTTGGGTGCCACGCCGCCTTTGGTCCTCTGCCACATCTCGCACGTCTACGAGACCGGCGCCTCGCTCTACTTCACGGTGATCTGCGCGCAGTCCGACGATCCGATCGAGCAGTGGCGAACCGCGAAACACGCCGCCAACCAGGCGATCGCCGACGCCGGCGGCACGATCTCCCACCACCACGGCGTCGGCACCGACCACCGCGACGCCTATGCCACAGAGATCGGCTCCTTGGCCGTGGAAACCCTGCGCGCGGTCAAACGAACCCTCGACCCTGACAACGTCATGAACCCGGGCATCCTGATCCCCGAAGACTGAGCGCTACTTCTGGTTGCCGTCCAGGGCGCTGCCGATGTCCCGCAGCGCGCCGGTCTTCGGCTTCTCGCCCTTGGTCTCGTTGCTCGCGGCACCGTTACCGTCGGAGACGCCCTCCAGCGCCGCCCGGAAGTTCTTCGCGTCCTCCCGGCTCCAGCCGCCGCCGCCCTTCTGCTGGTCCCCGCTCTCGTGAACGTCCTTCGCCATGCTTCCTCCCGTGGTCTCGGCATCGCTTGACTTCAAGTTCAGTTGAGGTACGACGGTACACGCATGACTCCTGAACCGTCCGACCGTCCTGTTGCTCTCATCACCGGCGCGTCCGCCGGGCTTGGGCTCGCACTCGCGCACGGGCTGGCCGATCGCGGCTGGGCGCTCGTGATCGACGCACGTGGCGCCGAAGCGCTCAAGGACACCGCCGACGCATTGGCTGACCGCACCGACGTCGTACCGCTGGCGGGCGACGTCACCGACCCCGAACACCGCGCCGACCTGGTGGAGGCGATCACCGAGCTCGGCCGCCTCGACCTGCTCATCAACAACGCCAGCTACCTCGGGCAGAGCCCGCTGCAAGCGCTGGCCACAGCCGACCTCGACGAGCTCCGTCGCGTCTACGAGGTCGACGTACTCGCGCCAATCGCACTCACGCAAGCCCTGCTCCCAGCACTCACTACAGCGTCCGGTGTGCTGATCAACATCAGCTCCGACGCCGCAGTGGAGGCCTACGAGACCTGGGGTGGCTACGGCTCCGCCAAGGCCGCTCTGGACCACGCGACTCGGATCCTGGCCGCTGAGCACCCAGCACTAGCGGTGTACGCCGTTGACCCAGGTGATCTGCGTACAGCGATGCACCAGGCCGCCTTCCCTGGTGAGGACATCTCCGACCGGCCTGAGCCCGCAACCGTCGTACCGGCGTTCCTGCAGCTGCTGGACAGCCGGCCGGAGAGTGGCAGGTACCGAGCGGCCGAGTTCGCACCAGCGGTGGCCTCATGATGGTGCACCCACACACCAGGTTCGACCTGCCGGAGGCGCTGAACGCCGGCGAACCACCGGA
This Kribbella sp. NBC_00482 DNA region includes the following protein-coding sequences:
- a CDS encoding SDR family NAD(P)-dependent oxidoreductase — encoded protein: MTPEPSDRPVALITGASAGLGLALAHGLADRGWALVIDARGAEALKDTADALADRTDVVPLAGDVTDPEHRADLVEAITELGRLDLLINNASYLGQSPLQALATADLDELRRVYEVDVLAPIALTQALLPALTTASGVLINISSDAAVEAYETWGGYGSAKAALDHATRILAAEHPALAVYAVDPGDLRTAMHQAAFPGEDISDRPEPATVVPAFLQLLDSRPESGRYRAAEFAPAVAS
- a CDS encoding TetR/AcrR family transcriptional regulator produces the protein MSQRSSDSDQETSTRPTPANAIGEERILDAAYELLLAIGMRRMTMADIARHAEVSRATLYRRWPNVQAVVAALMTREWTIALVSAFQPDAVDGRARLVEGVVEVVAKTRVHPLMRKIVELDPEFLTPYLMERRGSSTVAHLALVEEGIRQGQADGSIRDGDPVWLARQIILVSLASAVSGPVMAEKDEYPKLDEELRVMLTRYLTP
- a CDS encoding FAD-binding oxidoreductase → MTNESDLPVVQLTPGRWGDPAHPVDLPSAAVDALKHLGVRRTGVEPVEPADRPGLTDDQLSFLNQVVGAEHVASDLDSRWAHTRGYSTTDLLRDRAGDTSDMPDAVVYPASHDEVQELLTGCADQDLAVVPYSGGTSVVGGLAPSRRFVTVDLRRLDQLVDLDEVSRTATLQAGVRGPAAEALLAERGYTLGHFPQSYEGASIGGYAAARSSGQSSAGYGRFDQMVVALTLATPRGTIELGRAPMSAAGPDLRQFVLGSEGAFGIITSVVVRIRPRPTERHFEGWRFESFDTGLAAVRRLAQDGPLPTVLRLSDEVETAVNLADPDVLGGGSGGVLAIIGFDGPYNQATAEVLTAAGGKNLGADPGETWRVGRYRAPYLRDPLLDEGALVETLETAAFWSRIPALKAAVTEALVGALGATPPLVLCHISHVYETGASLYFTVICAQSDDPIEQWRTAKHAANQAIADAGGTISHHHGVGTDHRDAYATEIGSLAVETLRAVKRTLDPDNVMNPGILIPED